CTGCGGAGAGATGCGGCAGCGCCAGCCGGTGGGCGCGATCGAAGCCCGGCGAATAGCTCGAACGGATATAGCCTTCGGAGCGGATCTCGGCGAGCGTCCGCGCCTGCGTGCTCACCATGACGTAATGCAGATCGCCGATCCGTTCGTAATAGAGATCGGGCAGGTAATGGGGCGTGTAGAGGATCGCGAGGTCAAGGTCGCCGGCGCCGAGATCGCGGTTCATCTGGTTGGAGTAGTCCGCCTCCATGTAGATCTCGATGCCGGGCATCTCCCGGCGGATCGCCGCCATCCATTCCCCGGCAAGGGCTTCCGCCAGATCATGCTGGACACCAAGCCGCATGGAGCGCTCCAGCGCGCCGGCATTGGTGACCGCGCGCGTGGCCTCATGCCATTGGTTTTGCAGGGCTTTCGCGTAATCGAGAAAACGCAGGCCGGCGGCCGTCGGCACGGTGCCGCCCTTGTTGCGGGTAAAGAGCTTGCGGTTGAACTGCGCTTCCAGTGCCTTCACCCGATGCGAGACGGTCGACTGGGTGAGGTTCAGCCGCTCGGCGGTGCGATTGAAGGAGCGGCTCTCCATCAGGTCCAGGAAGGTTTCAATCAGTTCCACCTGCATGCCGTGCGGTCCCGTTGGTGTCGCTTCAATCTAATCGAAATCATCGATCAATAAAGCCTGTTTCCGTCGCTTGATGGCGCCCGGCTTCCCCGGCAAGAATTCGCCAAAACGAGGGAACAGTTGATGTCGAATTTGCCGTCGCACGCACGGGTCGTGATCATCGGTGGGGGAGCGATCGGTGCTTCCTCGCTCTACCATCTCGCCAAGGCCGGCTGGACCGATTGCGTGCTTCTGGAGAAGAACGAGCTGACGGCCGGCTCGACCTGGCATGCGGCCGGCAACGTGCCGACATTTTCGTCTTCCTGGTCGATCATGAACATGCAGCGCTATTCGGCCTCGCTCTATCGCGATCTCGGCGCGCTCGTCGATTACCCGATGAACTACCACGTCACCGGCTCCATCCGGCTCGGCCATTCGAAGGAGCGGCTGCAGGAGTTCAAGCGCGTCGTCGGCATGGGCCGTTATCAGGGCATGGATCTCGACATCCTCTCGCCCGACGAGATGCGCGCCCGCTATCCGTTCCTCGAAACCCATGAGCTGACCGGCGCGCTCTACGATCCCTATGATGGCGACATCGACCCGGCGCAGCTGACGCAGGCGCTCGCCAAGGGCGCGCGCGACATGGGCGCCAAGATCATCCGTTTCTGTCCCGTCACGGCCGCGCGCCGCGAAAACGACGAATGGGTGATCTCGACGCCGCAGGGCGAGATCCGCTGCGAATATGTCGTCAACGCCGCCGGCTATTATGCGCGCGAGGTCGGCAAGATGTTCGGCCGCGATGTGCCGATGATGGTGATGAGTCATCAGTACATCCTGTTTGACGAAATCCCGGAGCTTGCCGCCTGGTCGAAGGAGGCGGGCCACAAGCTGCCGCTGCTGCGCGACGTCGACAGCTCCTACTATCTGCGCCAGGAAAAGAACGGCATGAACCTCGGCCCCTACGAGCGCAACTGTCGCGCCCATTGGGTCACACCCGACGATCCGATGCCGGAGGATTTCTCCTTCCAGCTCTTCCCCGACGATCTCGACCGGCTGGAATGGTACCTGAACGATGCGGTTGAGCGCGTGCCGATCCTCGGAACGGCCGGGCTGTCGCGGATCATCAACGGCCCGATCCCCTATGCGCCCGACGGCAACCCGCTGATCGGCCCGATGCCGGGCGTGCCGAACGCCTTCGAGGCCTGCGTCTTCACCTTCGGCATCTGTCAGGCGGGTGGCGCCGGCAAGGTGCTCGCCGAATGGATCACCGAGGGCCAGACCGAGTGGGACATGTGGTCCTGCGATCCGCGCCGCTACACCGACTATACCGACCAGGACTATTGCATCGCCAAGGGCATGGAGATCTACGGCCACGAATATGCGATGCATTTTCCCAAGCATTACTGGCCGGCCGGGCGCGACCGCAAGCTGTCGCCGATCCATGACCGGACCGCAGCCCTCGGCGCCCAGTTCAAGCCCTATAACGGCTGGGAACGAGCGATGTGGTACGCCAAGCCCGGCGACGACACGTCCGATGAGGCGACGCAGACCTGGGGCCGCGAAGGCCCGTGGGCGGAGCGTATCAAGGAGGAGTGTCTCGCCGTTCGCGACGCTGCCGGCATTCTCGACCTGCCGGGCTTCTCGCGCTTCCGGGTGAAGGGCAAGGGCGCCACCGAATGGCTGTCGGGCCTGATCACCGGCCGCGTGCCGAAGCCGGGCCGTATCGGCCTTGCCTATTTCGCCGACGACAAGGGCCGCATCGTCACCGAAATGTCGGTCATGATGCTGGACGAGGATTTCTTCTTCCTGATCACGGCGGCAACGGCGCAGTGGCACGATCTGGAATGGCTGATGAAGCACCGGCCGGCCGACGCCGCCTTCAGCATCGACGATGTGACAAAGTCCTTCTCCTGCCAGATCCTC
The nucleotide sequence above comes from Ensifer sp. PDNC004. Encoded proteins:
- a CDS encoding LysR family transcriptional regulator; translation: MQVELIETFLDLMESRSFNRTAERLNLTQSTVSHRVKALEAQFNRKLFTRNKGGTVPTAAGLRFLDYAKALQNQWHEATRAVTNAGALERSMRLGVQHDLAEALAGEWMAAIRREMPGIEIYMEADYSNQMNRDLGAGDLDLAILYTPHYLPDLYYERIGDLHYVMVSTQARTLAEIRSEGYIRSSYSPGFDRAHRLALPHLSAALLAAGQNMAITRLLSTLGGAAYVTAATAEQLAGDGFAARVQDAPVIAQTVYAATSLRTRHAHQHRKIIAAMADLLATLPVPTSETG
- a CDS encoding FAD-dependent oxidoreductase; protein product: MSNLPSHARVVIIGGGAIGASSLYHLAKAGWTDCVLLEKNELTAGSTWHAAGNVPTFSSSWSIMNMQRYSASLYRDLGALVDYPMNYHVTGSIRLGHSKERLQEFKRVVGMGRYQGMDLDILSPDEMRARYPFLETHELTGALYDPYDGDIDPAQLTQALAKGARDMGAKIIRFCPVTAARRENDEWVISTPQGEIRCEYVVNAAGYYAREVGKMFGRDVPMMVMSHQYILFDEIPELAAWSKEAGHKLPLLRDVDSSYYLRQEKNGMNLGPYERNCRAHWVTPDDPMPEDFSFQLFPDDLDRLEWYLNDAVERVPILGTAGLSRIINGPIPYAPDGNPLIGPMPGVPNAFEACVFTFGICQAGGAGKVLAEWITEGQTEWDMWSCDPRRYTDYTDQDYCIAKGMEIYGHEYAMHFPKHYWPAGRDRKLSPIHDRTAALGAQFKPYNGWERAMWYAKPGDDTSDEATQTWGREGPWAERIKEECLAVRDAAGILDLPGFSRFRVKGKGATEWLSGLITGRVPKPGRIGLAYFADDKGRIVTEMSVMMLDEDFFFLITAATAQWHDLEWLMKHRPADAAFSIDDVTKSFSCQILTGPKSRAILAEVSDADLTKGWLTHQTAQIAGRYCQLVRVSFAGELGWEIHTKMEDTAVIFDAVWAAGQKHGLKPFGMEALDSLRIEKGYRAWKGDLSTDYTILQGGLERFIDWAKPDFKGKAALEREKQHGVSKRFVTLTVAADGCDAPYMSTLWSGGEVVGETTSGNWGHRVGKSIALGMLRADLAVPGKEIEVEIFGDRFKATVEADQPLWDPSNERLRA